One stretch of Callospermophilus lateralis isolate mCalLat2 chromosome 11, mCalLat2.hap1, whole genome shotgun sequence DNA includes these proteins:
- the Lyrm9 gene encoding LYR motif-containing protein 9 isoform X1 has translation MASLRGSTLVGKSWSPFSLVFRDEQRVLRMAPLPGAELIQKPLQLYRYLLRCCRQLPTKGIQEHYKHAVRQSFRVHSDEDNPERIQQIIKRAIEDADWIMNKYKKQN, from the exons ATGGCTTCCCTGAGAGGATCAACTCTAGTGGGGAAGAGCTGGAGTCCTTTCAGTCTCGTCTTCAGAGATG AACAGAGGGTCTTGCGGATGGCCCCGCTACCTGGGGCAGAGCTGATCCAGAAGCCACTACAGCTCTACCGATACTTGCTGCGTTGTTGCCGGCAGCTGCCAACCAAGGGTATCCAAGAGCATTACAAACATGCTGTCAGGCAG AGTTTCCGAGTTCATTCAGATGAAGACAACCCTGAGAGAATCCAGCAGATTATTAAAAGAGCCATTGAAGATGCTGACTGGATCATGAACAAA tataaaaaacaaaactga
- the Lyrm9 gene encoding LYR motif-containing protein 9 isoform X2, translating to MAPLPGAELIQKPLQLYRYLLRCCRQLPTKGIQEHYKHAVRQSFRVHSDEDNPERIQQIIKRAIEDADWIMNKYKKQN from the exons ATGGCCCCGCTACCTGGGGCAGAGCTGATCCAGAAGCCACTACAGCTCTACCGATACTTGCTGCGTTGTTGCCGGCAGCTGCCAACCAAGGGTATCCAAGAGCATTACAAACATGCTGTCAGGCAG AGTTTCCGAGTTCATTCAGATGAAGACAACCCTGAGAGAATCCAGCAGATTATTAAAAGAGCCATTGAAGATGCTGACTGGATCATGAACAAA tataaaaaacaaaactga